One Hyphomicrobiales bacterium genomic window carries:
- a CDS encoding SDR family oxidoreductase, with protein MKLFVFGLGYSATSAVNQLAPHCIAQGGWVSATTRSAQKAEKLSDSGLRAHVFSGEKPGDERLRQDITSATHIIISISPGENDPVLAHHAEDIKASKALQWIGYYSTVGVYGDHQGAWVDEAGDLRPVSRRSIERVAAEEAWCTLAKECDVPIALLRLAGIYGPGRNGFVNLEAGKARRIVKPGQVFNRIHVSDIGRISEAMALRKASGVFNGADNEPAPPQDVVEYAAQLMDVPVPPDIDYDTANMSPMGRSFYGETKRVSNKRLLSDLDIELKYPTYRDAFDALWQSNTWRDLPLLKKLR; from the coding sequence ATGAAACTTTTCGTCTTTGGACTAGGCTATTCCGCCACCAGCGCGGTCAACCAATTAGCTCCTCATTGCATCGCGCAAGGCGGCTGGGTTTCGGCAACGACACGCAGTGCGCAAAAAGCTGAGAAGCTTAGCGACTCAGGCCTGCGGGCACATGTTTTTAGTGGTGAAAAACCTGGCGATGAGCGATTGCGCCAAGATATTACATCCGCAACCCATATCATCATTTCCATCAGCCCAGGGGAAAACGATCCCGTGTTGGCCCATCACGCGGAAGATATAAAGGCGAGTAAGGCTCTTCAATGGATTGGCTATTATTCAACGGTGGGGGTTTATGGCGATCATCAAGGTGCATGGGTTGATGAGGCCGGCGACCTGCGCCCGGTCTCGCGCCGCTCCATAGAACGCGTGGCTGCCGAAGAAGCATGGTGCACGCTTGCAAAGGAGTGCGATGTTCCCATTGCGCTCTTGCGGCTTGCTGGCATTTACGGACCAGGTCGTAATGGTTTCGTCAATTTAGAGGCCGGCAAAGCCCGGCGCATTGTTAAGCCAGGGCAGGTTTTCAATCGCATCCATGTCAGCGACATTGGTCGCATCAGTGAAGCCATGGCACTGCGCAAAGCGAGTGGTGTATTTAATGGCGCAGACAATGAACCCGCGCCGCCCCAAGACGTGGTGGAATATGCAGCTCAGCTGATGGATGTGCCGGTGCCGCCTGACATTGATTATGATACGGCCAATATGTCGCCCATGGGCCGCTCTTTTTATGGCGAAACAAAACGCGTCTCGAACAAGAGACTTCTCAGCGACCTTGATATTGAATTGAAATATCCGACTTATCGCGATGCCTTTGACGCTCTTTGGCAGAGCAATACTTGGCGTGACTTGCCTTTGTTGAAAAAACTCCGCTAA
- a CDS encoding TRAP transporter substrate-binding protein, which translates to MDRRLFLKSAGVAAGATTVATALSAPAIAQSSVEMAIVSTWPRDFPGLGVSAQRLAARIGELTEGEINVQYFAAGERVGAFDSFDEVASGNSQAYIAADYYWKGKHPAWAAFTAIPFGLTYTEMDAWIKYAGGQQLWDKLAGEFGLKNFACGNTGVQMGGWFNKEIESADDLKGLKMRIPGLGGDVMAKLGVSPVSLPGGQIYENLVSGAIDATEWVGPYNDFFMKFYEAAKYYYWPGMHEPGTQLALGMNEKFWSSLTKTQQAIIEAACNEENARQMAETNANNGSFLTKLQTEHGVKLREFNDDVYDSFGEAAVEVLEEAREHSPLAKEVFDSVIAARKDIGSWTAISDAAYVQKRNRVLDI; encoded by the coding sequence ATGGATCGTCGTTTATTTTTGAAAAGCGCAGGCGTTGCCGCTGGTGCCACCACAGTTGCTACAGCGCTAAGCGCCCCTGCTATTGCGCAGAGCTCTGTGGAAATGGCTATTGTTTCAACATGGCCTAGGGATTTCCCGGGCTTGGGTGTTAGTGCGCAGCGTCTTGCTGCACGCATTGGTGAGCTGACCGAAGGCGAAATTAACGTTCAATATTTTGCGGCAGGTGAGCGTGTGGGTGCCTTTGACAGTTTTGATGAAGTTGCCTCAGGTAACTCGCAAGCCTATATCGCTGCTGATTACTACTGGAAGGGCAAGCACCCAGCTTGGGCGGCCTTTACAGCTATTCCTTTTGGTTTGACCTATACTGAAATGGATGCCTGGATTAAATATGCTGGCGGACAACAGCTTTGGGACAAGCTTGCTGGTGAATTTGGCCTGAAAAATTTCGCATGTGGTAACACAGGCGTTCAGATGGGTGGTTGGTTCAACAAAGAGATCGAATCCGCAGACGACCTCAAAGGTTTGAAAATGCGTATCCCTGGTCTTGGTGGCGATGTAATGGCGAAACTCGGTGTTTCTCCTGTGTCACTGCCAGGTGGTCAAATTTATGAAAACCTCGTATCAGGCGCAATCGATGCAACAGAGTGGGTTGGTCCTTACAATGACTTCTTCATGAAGTTTTATGAGGCTGCTAAATACTACTACTGGCCAGGTATGCATGAGCCAGGCACACAGCTTGCGCTAGGTATGAATGAGAAATTCTGGTCCTCACTTACCAAGACGCAACAGGCAATCATTGAGGCTGCATGTAACGAAGAAAATGCACGCCAGATGGCTGAAACTAATGCCAACAATGGTTCATTCCTGACCAAACTACAGACCGAACACGGCGTTAAACTGCGTGAATTCAACGATGATGTTTATGACTCATTCGGTGAAGCCGCTGTAGAAGTTCTTGAAGAGGCGCGCGAGCACAGCCCGCTTGCCAAAGAAGTCTTCGATAGCGTCATTGCTGCTCGTAAAGACATCGGTTCATGGACTGCGATTTCTGACGCTGCTTACGTTCAAAAACGTAACCGCGTTTTGGATATCTAA
- a CDS encoding GNAT family N-acetyltransferase — protein MSAEYKALFEASCATVFQAPFWLNAFYANLIDPYSLTPIIITIRDGDGLLLFLLPCVRQHSAGLKIVQSADMGVSDYNCIIAREETLAMISENQELQRCILKALNPFDVFFFRKQRSDKPKIEDILGGATLSKADFHAHEVTLSSSFDSWALDKLTAKFRSSNRRRMKNLIADHGEFQFSIAKDAEQIRAAMEFIRKQRSARYKADILNQPAFYNFYLSLALDHAQDGCVQTSVIHLNGEIVAAFFGLNLDGTHCYILGGFLHEKYSKYSVGILAINATIADRIDHRFKVFDFALGDESYKNDFGTDQINIHNAVYTSTLAGYLVSHTYAHAKPLKNFLKKLNPKLH, from the coding sequence TTGAGTGCAGAATATAAAGCGCTTTTCGAGGCGTCTTGCGCCACGGTGTTTCAAGCGCCATTCTGGCTCAACGCGTTTTATGCCAATCTCATAGATCCATACTCTCTCACGCCCATCATCATTACAATCCGTGATGGCGATGGTTTACTGCTATTCCTGTTGCCTTGTGTCCGCCAACATTCTGCAGGTTTAAAGATTGTGCAATCTGCCGATATGGGGGTTTCTGATTATAATTGCATCATTGCGCGAGAGGAAACGCTGGCAATGATTAGTGAAAACCAAGAGCTTCAACGATGTATTTTAAAAGCCCTCAATCCGTTTGATGTTTTCTTCTTTCGCAAACAACGTTCAGATAAACCAAAAATCGAAGACATTTTGGGTGGCGCCACTTTGTCGAAAGCCGACTTTCATGCCCATGAAGTTACTCTGTCTTCATCCTTTGACAGTTGGGCATTGGACAAACTGACTGCCAAATTCAGGTCGTCCAACCGCCGGCGAATGAAGAACCTGATTGCAGATCACGGAGAATTTCAATTCAGCATCGCTAAAGATGCGGAACAGATTCGAGCGGCGATGGAATTTATCCGCAAGCAAAGAAGTGCGCGTTATAAAGCTGATATACTCAATCAGCCAGCATTCTATAACTTTTATCTATCTCTTGCTCTTGATCATGCGCAAGACGGGTGCGTGCAAACTTCGGTAATACACCTGAATGGCGAGATTGTCGCAGCGTTCTTCGGCTTGAACTTAGATGGAACACACTGCTATATTCTTGGAGGCTTTCTGCATGAAAAATACAGTAAATATTCCGTCGGCATCCTGGCGATTAACGCTACAATTGCGGACAGGATCGATCATCGTTTCAAAGTCTTTGATTTCGCCCTTGGAGATGAAAGCTATAAAAATGATTTTGGAACCGACCAAATCAATATACATAACGCCGTCTATACGAGCACTTTAGCTGGATATTTGGTGTCACACACTTACGCACACGCTAAACCGTTGAAAAATTTTTTAAAAAAACTCAATCCTAAATTGCACTAA
- a CDS encoding alpha/beta hydrolase, whose amino-acid sequence MSEEILAQLNIEYLSVGNDDEARNIAYIAGEGSNTKSGLFWLSGFKSSMRGLKAEALAQWAHANDHVCTRMDYSGHGASHGDFLDGTITRWLEEALAVFKTVTKGPQIIIGSSMGGWLALLLAHSLARENRVVGIILIAPAWDMTERLMMKKFSDDARDALEKDGFYKRPSEYQDDDYIITKKLIDDGQHHLIGDKKMYLNCPLHILHGQKDVDVPWQHGQELMTLLPRDDVTFTLVPDGDHRLSRDEDLDRLLKIIAAIV is encoded by the coding sequence TTGAGCGAAGAGATTTTAGCCCAACTGAACATTGAATACCTGAGCGTCGGTAATGACGATGAGGCGCGCAATATTGCTTATATCGCAGGTGAAGGCAGTAATACAAAGTCCGGTTTATTCTGGCTAAGTGGTTTTAAATCCTCGATGCGTGGCTTAAAGGCAGAAGCGCTGGCACAGTGGGCACATGCCAACGACCACGTCTGCACCCGTATGGATTATTCGGGGCACGGTGCATCTCATGGTGACTTTCTCGATGGTACAATCACTCGGTGGTTGGAAGAAGCGCTTGCCGTCTTTAAAACCGTAACAAAAGGCCCGCAAATTATCATTGGTTCATCAATGGGTGGTTGGCTGGCTCTTCTTTTGGCGCATAGTCTTGCCCGTGAAAACCGAGTTGTCGGTATTATACTGATTGCTCCAGCATGGGATATGACAGAGCGTTTGATGATGAAGAAGTTTTCAGATGACGCCAGAGACGCATTAGAAAAGGACGGGTTTTATAAGCGTCCCTCTGAATATCAAGATGATGATTACATCATCACAAAAAAACTCATAGATGACGGTCAACATCATCTTATTGGTGATAAAAAAATGTATCTAAATTGCCCGTTGCATATTTTGCATGGTCAAAAAGATGTTGATGTGCCGTGGCAACATGGCCAAGAGCTAATGACACTTTTACCTCGCGATGATGTCACATTCACGCTTGTTCCAGACGGAGATCATCGCTTATCTCGCGATGAAGATTTAGACCGCCTATTAAAAATCATAGCAGCAATAGTCTAG
- a CDS encoding antibiotic biosynthesis monooxygenase produces the protein MQVLLFEMEPRDGHEAHYFSHVEKLRPLLAKHEGLLFIDRFKSLSRPKIILSHSLWKDEAAISKWRTDATHHQSQAAGRYQHFVDYRIRISHALEVDNRDENPSTWSAEGSYRSADAADTRLLVITASKGEPYKGSGELFTSVNHQDTYLTIETAASTQEATRLAQAAKQDTSVTRVIISSVSRDYGMFDRDEAPQYFKPAN, from the coding sequence ATGCAAGTTCTTTTGTTCGAAATGGAGCCGCGCGATGGGCATGAGGCGCATTATTTCAGTCATGTTGAAAAACTGCGTCCACTCTTGGCTAAACATGAAGGGTTACTGTTTATCGATCGGTTTAAATCACTTTCGCGCCCCAAGATCATTTTGTCTCACTCCCTATGGAAAGATGAAGCTGCTATCTCAAAATGGCGCACGGATGCCACTCACCATCAGTCACAAGCCGCGGGCCGTTATCAACATTTTGTCGACTATCGCATTCGCATTTCCCATGCTTTGGAGGTCGATAATCGCGATGAAAACCCAAGCACATGGAGTGCTGAAGGATCTTACCGCTCCGCTGACGCTGCTGATACAAGATTATTGGTTATCACGGCCAGCAAGGGCGAGCCGTACAAAGGGTCCGGTGAATTGTTCACCAGCGTCAACCATCAAGACACTTATTTAACAATTGAAACCGCCGCATCCACACAAGAAGCAACTAGGCTGGCACAAGCTGCAAAACAAGATACGAGTGTAACCCGCGTCATTATAAGCAGTGTTTCGCGTGACTACGGCATGTTTGATCGCGACGAGGCTCCACAATATTTCAAGCCAGCGAACTAA
- a CDS encoding glutathione S-transferase family protein, producing MLKLVHYPFSAQSRFVRLCLAEYGEEASFTEAKPWERSEALLQINPAGTIPILIDGDGPAICGHDVIAEYLDETRGPMRREHRLMPENPIERSEIRRLIHWFLIKMEAEATNYIIHEKLYKIEISTDNSAPDSKVIRAARANIRPHLKYISYLASTRNYLGGLRLSYADLAAAAAISVLDYTGDVPWEEEEAAKTWYARVKSRPAFRTLLTERLRGLPPVSHYADLDF from the coding sequence ATGTTGAAATTGGTCCATTATCCGTTTTCTGCGCAAAGTAGGTTTGTCAGGTTATGTTTAGCTGAGTATGGCGAAGAAGCCTCCTTCACTGAGGCGAAGCCATGGGAACGGAGCGAAGCATTACTGCAAATCAACCCTGCTGGAACCATTCCAATTTTGATTGATGGAGATGGACCTGCCATTTGCGGTCATGATGTGATTGCAGAGTATCTAGATGAAACACGCGGCCCGATGAGACGCGAACACCGCTTGATGCCAGAGAACCCTATTGAGCGTTCTGAAATTCGACGGCTTATCCATTGGTTCCTGATTAAAATGGAAGCGGAAGCCACCAATTATATTATTCATGAAAAACTATATAAAATAGAAATAAGCACCGATAATAGCGCACCAGACAGTAAAGTTATTCGCGCTGCACGCGCGAACATACGTCCACACCTGAAATATATATCTTATCTGGCAAGCACTCGAAATTATCTGGGCGGTTTGCGTTTGTCATATGCGGACTTAGCAGCCGCGGCCGCTATTTCTGTGCTGGATTATACTGGCGATGTGCCATGGGAAGAGGAAGAAGCGGCGAAGACATGGTATGCCCGTGTCAAATCGCGCCCCGCGTTTCGTACATTATTAACCGAACGCCTACGTGGACTGCCGCCTGTCTCTCATTATGCGGATCTCGACTTCTGA
- a CDS encoding complex I NDUFA9 subunit family protein, protein MASSANNQKLVTIFGGSGFIGRYVVKALAERGYRIRVACRRPDLAGYLRPLGSVGQIQPIQANLRYPESVERALDGSYAVINLVGILYNSGKQNFDAVQARGARVVAKAAKQAGISTYVHMSAIGADAASEVDYQRTKAEGEAAALQNNPKCVIVRPSIIFGPEDDFFNRFADMAKMAPALPLIGGGTTRFQPVYVGDVAEVIARGIDGDLKGGATYELGGPRVASFKECLELMLSVIQRKKPLISIPFALARLQGAVLGLLPKPLLTVDQVRMLEVDNVVSKQAIKQRRTLEGIGINPQSMEAILPSYLERHRAYGQFAPKSV, encoded by the coding sequence ATGGCTTCGAGTGCGAACAATCAAAAATTGGTAACTATATTCGGCGGCTCCGGTTTTATCGGACGCTATGTTGTGAAAGCGCTAGCTGAGCGAGGTTATCGCATCCGCGTGGCTTGCAGACGACCCGACCTTGCCGGATATTTGCGTCCACTTGGTAGTGTTGGTCAGATACAGCCTATACAGGCAAATTTACGCTATCCTGAATCTGTGGAGCGGGCTTTAGATGGCTCATACGCCGTGATCAATTTGGTCGGTATTTTATATAATTCAGGCAAACAAAATTTTGATGCCGTTCAAGCGCGCGGCGCGCGGGTGGTCGCTAAGGCTGCAAAACAGGCTGGCATTTCGACCTATGTACATATGTCCGCAATCGGCGCTGATGCAGCAAGTGAGGTTGATTATCAACGCACAAAAGCCGAGGGCGAAGCCGCTGCTTTGCAAAACAATCCCAAGTGCGTGATTGTCCGCCCTTCCATCATTTTTGGACCGGAAGATGACTTCTTCAACCGATTTGCTGATATGGCAAAAATGGCTCCAGCTCTCCCCTTAATTGGTGGCGGGACTACGAGATTTCAGCCCGTCTACGTTGGTGATGTGGCAGAGGTTATAGCACGCGGCATTGATGGTGATTTGAAAGGGGGCGCGACCTATGAGTTAGGCGGCCCTCGCGTTGCCAGCTTCAAAGAATGTTTGGAGCTTATGCTGAGCGTTATTCAGCGTAAAAAACCACTCATTTCCATTCCTTTCGCCTTGGCACGTTTACAAGGCGCCGTCCTCGGACTTTTACCAAAACCATTGTTGACGGTGGATCAGGTGCGTATGCTTGAAGTGGATAATGTGGTCTCCAAACAAGCGATCAAACAACGCCGCACGCTTGAAGGTATAGGGATTAATCCGCAAAGCATGGAAGCTATATTGCCAAGCTACCTTGAGCGACATCGGGCTTATGGTCAGTTTGCACCAAAATCAGTTTAA
- the queG gene encoding tRNA epoxyqueuosine(34) reductase QueG yields the protein MVCPCQIAPRVSYIINRTPTWTAACLSLCGSRLLSTDLKHKSKARLIEDALAEGFSLVGITTPDGIPDAPKKLSAFLEHARHGTMSWMSERSDWRANPHILWPDTKSIIMLAMNYGPQHNPLDDLSKSDKGLLSVYAANRDYHDLIKGKLKQIAGRFAAANKANVKVFVDTAPVMEKPLAAKAGLGWQGKHTNLVSRSFGSWTFLGSIFTDFSLPPDESEADHCGNCRSCLDICPTNAFPAPYQLDARLCISYLTIEHKGAIDRALRPLMGNRIYGCDDCLAVCPWNKFAQTASEIKLQPREKFQTPALQMLAALDDSEFRTFFSGSPVKRIGRAKFISNVMIAIGNSDDPNLVDCLMPRLRDESSLVRAMAVWALRQLIDSHPFENLKKEYTPQEDDPMVLEEWTLT from the coding sequence ATGGTATGCCCGTGTCAAATCGCGCCCCGCGTTTCGTACATTATTAACCGAACGCCTACGTGGACTGCCGCCTGTCTCTCATTATGCGGATCTCGACTTCTGAGTACGGACCTTAAACATAAGTCAAAAGCGCGTCTTATAGAAGATGCGTTAGCAGAAGGGTTTTCTCTTGTCGGCATAACAACGCCTGACGGGATTCCTGATGCACCGAAAAAATTATCCGCTTTCTTAGAGCATGCCCGCCACGGCACCATGTCATGGATGAGCGAGCGATCAGATTGGCGCGCGAACCCTCACATTCTATGGCCCGACACCAAATCCATCATCATGCTGGCGATGAACTATGGACCACAACATAATCCACTCGATGATCTGTCTAAAAGCGATAAAGGCCTCTTGTCAGTTTATGCGGCCAACCGCGATTATCATGACCTTATCAAAGGAAAGTTGAAGCAGATCGCAGGACGTTTTGCCGCTGCTAATAAAGCCAATGTCAAAGTGTTCGTTGATACTGCACCCGTGATGGAAAAACCTCTGGCTGCAAAAGCGGGCCTCGGGTGGCAAGGCAAGCACACCAATTTGGTCTCGCGCTCCTTTGGGTCATGGACATTTCTGGGGTCAATTTTTACAGATTTTTCTTTGCCACCAGATGAGAGCGAAGCGGACCATTGTGGTAATTGTCGTTCCTGCCTCGACATCTGCCCAACCAATGCATTCCCCGCCCCCTATCAGCTTGATGCGCGGCTTTGCATTTCTTACCTTACGATTGAGCACAAAGGGGCTATTGATCGGGCGCTCAGACCATTGATGGGAAATCGTATTTATGGCTGCGATGATTGTCTTGCAGTTTGTCCTTGGAATAAATTTGCCCAAACTGCGTCTGAGATAAAACTGCAACCACGTGAAAAATTCCAAACGCCAGCATTGCAAATGCTTGCCGCATTGGATGACAGTGAGTTTAGAACATTTTTTTCAGGCTCACCGGTGAAGCGGATCGGGCGAGCAAAATTTATCTCCAATGTGATGATCGCCATTGGCAATAGCGATGACCCAAATCTGGTAGACTGTCTTATGCCTCGCCTGCGCGATGAATCGTCTCTCGTTCGCGCTATGGCGGTATGGGCATTAAGGCAACTTATTGATTCTCACCCATTTGAAAACCTAAAAAAGGAATATACACCACAAGAAGATGATCCCATGGTGCTTGAGGAATGGACTTTAACATGA
- the infC gene encoding translation initiation factor IF-3, translated as MRRPTRGQEPKKEGPRTNEDIRVPAVQLIDAEGENHGETPIEKALEMAADSGLDLVEINAGQGMPVCKILDYGKLKFKNQKKAAEARKKQKTVDIKEIKMRPNIDTHDYDVKMRSMVKFFDQGDKVKVTLRFRGREMAHQELGMQLLQKVKSDTASISKVEFEPKLEGRQMIMVLAPTNSK; from the coding sequence ATTCGCAGACCAACGAGAGGGCAAGAGCCCAAAAAAGAAGGCCCACGCACAAATGAAGACATTCGCGTTCCAGCTGTGCAACTTATCGATGCTGAAGGTGAAAACCACGGCGAAACACCGATAGAAAAGGCGCTAGAAATGGCCGCCGACTCAGGGCTCGACCTTGTGGAAATTAACGCTGGCCAAGGCATGCCAGTGTGTAAAATACTGGATTACGGCAAGCTGAAATTTAAAAATCAGAAAAAAGCCGCAGAAGCCCGCAAGAAGCAAAAAACGGTCGATATCAAAGAAATTAAAATGCGCCCAAACATCGACACTCATGATTATGACGTGAAGATGCGATCGATGGTTAAATTTTTCGATCAAGGTGACAAAGTGAAGGTAACGCTGCGTTTTCGTGGTCGCGAAATGGCGCACCAAGAGCTTGGTATGCAACTTTTACAAAAAGTAAAATCAGATACTGCTAGCATTTCTAAAGTCGAATTCGAGCCTAAGCTCGAAGGACGCCAGATGATTATGGTATTGGCACCAACAAACTCAAAGTAG
- a CDS encoding TRAP transporter small permease subunit, with amino-acid sequence MSPNFSIRCFGWMMFALMVAYIINVVLTFWVGLPGVGQLFGWDTNGSGSSTASAFQLALYVAAGLLAIFFVLKTSARGLKSDAQLMSDFNAAFIRAAFWVVFLVGLADGAISFLRVEDLLGAMVGDDLASNLGRSEYRGLYVHMPIVILGIVIAAFTRTLGFMWLALLVVLAELIIVFSRFVFSYEQAFMADLVRFWYGALFLFASAYTLLDDGHVRVDLLYASMRRQAKGRVNGWGAILLGIPLCWTILWVGMWSKTSVIVTPILVFEVTQSGFGMYVKYFMAGFLGVFAISMMMQFISQLFTAFDDQNRTQIEADIDSDAKPVIA; translated from the coding sequence ATGTCACCGAATTTTTCTATTCGCTGTTTTGGCTGGATGATGTTCGCTCTGATGGTGGCTTATATTATCAATGTCGTTCTCACATTCTGGGTAGGTTTACCCGGTGTTGGGCAATTGTTTGGTTGGGACACAAATGGAAGTGGCTCATCAACAGCATCTGCTTTTCAACTAGCGCTTTATGTAGCTGCTGGTTTGCTTGCTATTTTCTTTGTGCTGAAAACGAGCGCAAGAGGTCTGAAAAGCGATGCGCAACTTATGTCTGATTTTAACGCAGCCTTTATTCGTGCTGCATTTTGGGTTGTCTTTTTAGTTGGCCTTGCAGACGGCGCGATTTCTTTTTTACGTGTTGAAGACCTTCTTGGCGCTATGGTTGGCGATGATTTAGCCAGCAATCTTGGGCGTTCAGAATATCGTGGGCTTTATGTGCATATGCCGATTGTGATACTCGGCATCGTGATTGCGGCCTTTACGCGAACGCTCGGCTTCATGTGGCTTGCCTTGCTCGTCGTTTTGGCTGAGTTGATTATTGTTTTCTCAAGATTTGTGTTTTCTTACGAGCAAGCCTTCATGGCTGATCTGGTGCGCTTTTGGTATGGGGCTTTGTTCTTGTTTGCCTCAGCCTATACCTTGCTTGATGATGGTCACGTAAGGGTGGATTTGCTTTATGCAAGCATGCGCCGTCAGGCTAAAGGTAGGGTCAATGGATGGGGGGCAATCCTGCTTGGCATCCCTTTGTGCTGGACCATTTTATGGGTGGGCATGTGGTCAAAAACCAGTGTCATTGTGACGCCGATATTAGTGTTTGAAGTCACTCAATCCGGCTTCGGTATGTACGTCAAATATTTCATGGCTGGGTTTTTAGGTGTGTTTGCCATTTCAATGATGATGCAATTTATTAGTCAGTTGTTCACGGCATTCGATGACCAAAACAGAACACAGATTGAAGCTGATATAGATAGTGATGCTAAGCCAGTAATAGCGTAA
- a CDS encoding diguanylate cyclase, which produces MLDINNVITRMLLDEMPCPVYLKDGGGIFIYANPAFFELIEMPKSRIIGKRVEDFANTQTAFKSKTTDMALKKDAKNNDYVMTHLKKDKSELIIQAKKRLVTIPEYGQCIMCIMNDISQFVQYEKELEEKHRELRSQQGKLKELASLDPLTGIYNRRAFYDQAKEIIDYAKVGDLDVGVLMFDLDKFKDLNDTYGHAIGDEVLLRFTKVVSDCCRTSDIFARLGGEEFCLLLPDTPEGAARNIAERVRQRIEKATVMVNGDPIHFTTSVGGTMWVAHETKIDSTLNRADNYLYEAKNSGRNVVQFILEHEDKIKDNSSAA; this is translated from the coding sequence GTGCTTGACATAAATAACGTCATAACAAGAATGTTGTTGGACGAAATGCCTTGCCCTGTCTATTTGAAAGACGGTGGAGGCATTTTTATTTATGCTAATCCAGCTTTTTTCGAACTTATTGAAATGCCAAAAAGCCGTATTATTGGCAAACGTGTTGAAGATTTCGCCAATACACAGACAGCGTTTAAATCAAAAACCACGGATATGGCCTTAAAAAAAGATGCGAAGAACAATGACTATGTCATGACGCATCTTAAAAAAGATAAATCTGAACTTATTATTCAAGCTAAAAAACGCTTAGTAACAATTCCAGAATACGGCCAATGTATCATGTGTATCATGAACGATATCAGCCAGTTCGTTCAGTATGAAAAAGAACTGGAAGAAAAGCACCGTGAGTTACGCTCCCAGCAAGGGAAGTTGAAGGAACTTGCTTCGCTTGACCCGCTCACCGGCATATACAATCGCCGAGCTTTTTATGATCAAGCAAAAGAGATTATCGATTACGCAAAAGTTGGCGACCTTGATGTTGGCGTGCTGATGTTTGATCTCGATAAATTCAAAGACCTAAACGATACCTATGGCCATGCTATCGGTGACGAAGTCCTCTTGCGCTTTACCAAAGTTGTAAGCGACTGCTGCCGCACATCAGATATTTTTGCCCGTCTTGGAGGTGAGGAATTTTGTCTATTGCTACCTGATACACCGGAAGGTGCAGCCCGAAACATTGCTGAACGCGTTCGGCAACGGATTGAGAAGGCTACAGTGATGGTCAATGGAGACCCGATTCACTTCACAACAAGTGTCGGTGGAACCATGTGGGTAGCACATGAGACTAAGATCGATAGCACTCTTAATCGCGCGGACAATTATCTCTACGAAGCAAAAAATTCTGGCCGCAATGTTGTTCAATTTATCCTTGAGCACGAAGATAAAATTAAAGACAACTCATCTGCCGCCTAA